From the genome of Erythrobacter litoralis, one region includes:
- a CDS encoding ribonuclease T2 family protein, whose protein sequence is MIRRCSSRALLLLAALALPPAAQAQAYQCRAPAIRSVPAIAPDGPRLEMPLTGYTLALSWSPEFCRPREGQRGHRFQCSGERGTFGLVVHGLWPQGARGRWPQWCASGPKPTPAEIRAQMCVMPSARLAARQWAKHGSCMARRPATYFRVTRILFGGLRIPDYDRISGEDGLTAGRIRDAFAQANRGWSPADVGVKLNERGWLEEIRLCYDGNFRPSRCDARRFGAGNAASAWIWRGL, encoded by the coding sequence ATGATCCGGCGGTGTTCGAGTAGGGCGCTGCTGCTACTGGCGGCACTGGCCCTTCCGCCTGCCGCCCAGGCGCAGGCCTATCAGTGCCGCGCGCCCGCGATCCGTTCGGTCCCAGCCATCGCGCCGGACGGCCCGCGCCTGGAAATGCCGTTGACCGGCTATACCCTCGCGCTCAGCTGGTCGCCGGAATTCTGCCGCCCGCGCGAAGGGCAACGCGGGCACCGCTTCCAGTGTTCGGGCGAGCGGGGTACGTTCGGCCTCGTCGTGCATGGCCTGTGGCCGCAGGGCGCGCGAGGGCGCTGGCCGCAATGGTGCGCGAGCGGACCGAAACCGACCCCGGCTGAAATCCGCGCGCAGATGTGCGTGATGCCCTCAGCCCGGCTCGCCGCGCGGCAATGGGCCAAGCACGGATCGTGCATGGCGCGGCGCCCGGCCACATATTTCCGCGTCACGCGCATCCTTTTCGGTGGCCTGCGCATCCCCGATTACGACAGAATCAGCGGCGAGGACGGCCTCACCGCCGGCCGCATCCGCGACGCCTTCGCGCAGGCCAATCGCGGATGGTCGCCTGCCGATGTGGGTGTGAAGCTCAACGAACGCGGCTGGCTCGAGGAAATCCGGCTCTGCTATGACGGGAACTTCCGGCCGTCTCGCTGCGATGCCCGCCGCTTCGGCGCAGGGAATGCGGCGTCGGCCTGGATCTGGCGGGGGCTTTAA
- a CDS encoding STAS/SEC14 domain-containing protein, with the protein MIDIEKIGPNAHRIAVYGEFHEDDARAFVEFAKEHHGQGQGGNVLIDLVSLASWSFSAMSEELVHIPALLRWIYSLDRIALVSDEEWMRSAARLESALLPGVSYAVYDEDEIDAARAWVLGENDHPHGGAVNELDLGEDIAGFELVGRLDREESERILAMAQAKLSRPECSKLIVVIRKWHGFDSDSALSGKVWGTKLDLLNRVERYAVVGGPDWLRAMAGAMGALVKPEMRTFDLDEEEEALRWLRG; encoded by the coding sequence ATGATCGATATCGAGAAAATCGGACCCAATGCGCACCGCATCGCGGTCTATGGCGAATTCCACGAGGATGATGCACGCGCCTTCGTCGAATTCGCAAAGGAACACCATGGGCAGGGCCAGGGCGGCAATGTCCTCATCGACCTCGTCTCGCTCGCCAGCTGGTCGTTTTCGGCGATGAGCGAGGAACTGGTCCACATCCCCGCTTTGCTGCGCTGGATCTATTCGCTCGACCGGATCGCGCTAGTTTCCGACGAGGAATGGATGCGCAGCGCCGCCCGGCTCGAAAGCGCGCTGCTGCCGGGTGTCAGCTACGCGGTCTATGACGAGGACGAGATCGATGCCGCGCGCGCATGGGTGCTGGGAGAGAACGACCACCCGCATGGCGGCGCGGTGAACGAGCTCGACCTTGGCGAGGATATCGCCGGGTTCGAACTGGTCGGCCGGCTCGACCGCGAGGAATCGGAACGCATCCTAGCGATGGCCCAGGCAAAGCTGAGCCGCCCGGAATGTTCGAAGCTGATAGTGGTGATCCGCAAGTGGCACGGCTTCGATTCGGATTCGGCCCTGAGCGGCAAGGTCTGGGGGACCAAACTCGATCTGCTGAACCGGGTCGAACGCTATGCCGTGGTCGGCGGTCCGGATTGGCTGAGGGCAATGGCAGGCGCGATGGGTGCGCTGGTGAAGCCAGAGATGCGAACCTTCGACCTCGACGAGGAGGAGGAGGCGCTCCGCTGGCTACGCGGCTAG
- a CDS encoding nucleoside deaminase translates to MRAALQAAHEAARAGEVPVGAAVVRGAQVIAIAANATRSPPDPTGHAEIRALRLAAEAIGDERLTGCDLYVTLEPCAMCAGAISHARIARLYYAASDPKGGAVEHGARVFEQKQCLHRPEVYSGMGETEAAELLRGFFRERR, encoded by the coding sequence ATGCGGGCCGCCTTGCAGGCAGCTCACGAAGCGGCGCGGGCCGGGGAAGTCCCGGTCGGCGCCGCTGTCGTGCGCGGCGCACAGGTGATCGCGATTGCCGCCAACGCGACCCGCTCGCCCCCCGATCCCACCGGCCATGCCGAAATCCGCGCCCTGCGCCTGGCGGCCGAGGCGATCGGGGACGAGCGGCTGACGGGCTGCGATCTCTATGTCACTCTCGAACCCTGCGCGATGTGCGCGGGCGCCATTTCCCATGCCCGCATCGCCCGCCTCTATTACGCCGCGAGCGATCCCAAGGGCGGCGCCGTCGAACACGGCGCGCGGGTTTTCGAGCAGAAGCAATGCCTCCACCGACCCGAGGTCTATTCCGGCATGGGGGAAACCGAGGCGGCGGAACTGCTGAGGGGCTTCTTCAGGGAGCGGCGCTGA
- the rpmB gene encoding 50S ribosomal protein L28 — protein MSRICELTGKGRQVGHNVSHANNKTKRVFLPNLQNVTLLSEKLDRSFKFRVSTHGLRSVEHNGGLDNWLLKTNDEKLSPRALKVKRELKKAAASA, from the coding sequence ATGTCGCGGATTTGCGAACTGACCGGCAAGGGCCGCCAGGTTGGCCACAATGTGAGCCACGCCAACAACAAGACCAAGCGCGTCTTCCTGCCGAACCTGCAGAACGTCACCCTGCTTTCGGAGAAGCTGGACCGCAGCTTCAAGTTCCGCGTTTCGACGCACGGGCTGCGCTCGGTCGAACACAATGGCGGGCTCGACAACTGGCTGCTCAAGACCAACGACGAGAAGCTTTCGCCGCGCGCGCTTAAGGTGAAGCGCGAGCTCAAGAAGGCGGCTGCTTCGGCCTGA
- a CDS encoding esterase-like activity of phytase family protein, whose translation MRTVSRPFPIAGTALSSPCPGQRTGRPFRAEDVPSALEDELWDIESATRDPATGHYWLGFENFHAILRYTPGHAPDAMRVLEGEVGWPSNAGAEAMIRLADGRFVVLPEGGDEGLVFASDPVLGASAEPFDFRRPVPGYAATDLAQLPDGRVLLLMRDTVFAIPPFETLIAIGPPPRAGEAWTPRLALRLDPVIPSENYEGLAVRPLEDGRVAVWLMADDNLSVLQRTLLAKLVFDSSAERD comes from the coding sequence ATGAGGACCGTTTCGCGGCCTTTTCCGATCGCGGGCACCGCTTTGTCTTCCCCCTGCCCCGGGCAGAGGACAGGACGCCCGTTTCGGGCGGAGGACGTCCCATCCGCCCTGGAAGACGAGCTCTGGGACATCGAATCGGCGACCCGAGATCCGGCGACGGGCCATTACTGGCTGGGCTTCGAGAATTTTCACGCGATCCTTCGCTACACGCCGGGGCATGCCCCTGACGCGATGCGCGTGCTCGAAGGAGAGGTCGGATGGCCGTCCAATGCGGGCGCCGAGGCGATGATCCGGCTGGCCGACGGGCGGTTCGTGGTGCTGCCCGAGGGCGGGGACGAGGGCCTGGTGTTCGCTTCCGATCCGGTCCTGGGTGCGAGCGCCGAGCCATTCGATTTCCGGCGCCCGGTCCCCGGCTATGCAGCGACCGACCTTGCCCAGCTGCCCGACGGGCGGGTGTTGCTGCTGATGCGCGACACGGTCTTCGCGATTCCGCCGTTCGAGACGCTGATCGCGATCGGGCCGCCCCCGCGTGCGGGCGAGGCGTGGACGCCCCGGCTAGCCCTGCGGCTCGATCCGGTCATTCCGAGCGAGAATTACGAGGGGCTGGCCGTACGCCCGCTGGAGGATGGCCGCGTGGCGGTCTGGCTGATGGCCGACGACAATCTTTCGGTCTTGCAGCGCACGCTGCTGGCAAAGCTGGTTTTCGACTCGTCCGCCGAACGCGACTGA